In one window of Macaca thibetana thibetana isolate TM-01 chromosome 5, ASM2454274v1, whole genome shotgun sequence DNA:
- the MTHFD2L gene encoding bifunctional methylenetetrahydrofolate dehydrogenase/cyclohydrolase 2, mitochondrial isoform X4, translated as MTVPVRGFLLLRGRLGRVTALDRSTAPSVRAPGEPGSEFRGFRSSSVRTSREKRFHLPEVATVCLPTCPHPQSSFLYI; from the exons ATGACGGTGCCGGTACGCGGCTTCTTGCTGCTCCGGGGCCGCCTCGGCCGAGTGACGGCGCTGGACAGAAGCACAGCACCCTCCGTAAGGGCACCGGGAGAGCCCGGGAGCGAGTTCCGCGGCTTTCGGAGCAGCAGTGTGAG GACCAGCAGAGAGAAGAGATTCCATCTTCCAGAGGTTGCCACTGTCTGCCTCCCCACTTGTCCCCATCCACAGtcatcttttttatatatatag